Proteins encoded by one window of Anaeromyxobacter sp.:
- the ccsA gene encoding cytochrome c biogenesis protein CcsA has translation MRTEQVLFWAAVALYGVSAFSYIIGFMARAEKLFLAGVITAALGFLPHVASIAWRWGVGGVNPFITTSESIALGMAVTVLLYLVVQLSTSAVRPLGVLVMPVAFTMMGWAGTLQTEVTGQRVPALQSAWLWVHIVGATTGFSAVLIAAALGLLYLLKQRGQGGLYDRLPALEALDALSYRFVVGGFTLYGVMIVSGAFWADQVKGTFWNWDPVEVWSLISWLIYGIYLHLRITFGWRGQKLAVYSILAMVAMIVSYWGIPFTMETFHSGFRIEH, from the coding sequence ATGAGGACCGAGCAGGTGCTGTTCTGGGCGGCCGTGGCGCTCTACGGCGTGAGCGCCTTCAGCTACATCATCGGGTTCATGGCCCGGGCCGAGAAGCTCTTCCTGGCCGGGGTGATCACCGCCGCCCTGGGCTTCCTGCCCCACGTCGCCAGCATCGCCTGGCGCTGGGGTGTGGGCGGCGTCAACCCCTTCATCACCACCTCCGAGTCCATCGCCCTGGGCATGGCGGTGACGGTGCTGCTCTACCTGGTGGTCCAGCTCTCCACCAGCGCGGTGCGCCCCCTGGGCGTCCTGGTCATGCCGGTGGCCTTCACCATGATGGGCTGGGCCGGCACCCTGCAGACCGAGGTGACCGGGCAGCGCGTCCCGGCCCTGCAGAGCGCCTGGCTCTGGGTCCACATCGTCGGCGCCACCACCGGCTTCAGCGCCGTGCTCATCGCCGCCGCCCTCGGCCTGCTCTACCTGCTCAAGCAGCGCGGCCAGGGCGGCCTCTACGACCGCCTCCCGGCGCTCGAGGCCCTCGACGCCCTCAGCTACCGCTTCGTGGTCGGCGGCTTCACGCTCTACGGCGTGATGATCGTCTCCGGCGCCTTCTGGGCCGACCAGGTCAAGGGCACCTTCTGGAACTGGGACCCGGTGGAGGTCTGGTCCCTCATCTCCTGGCTCATCTACGGCATCTACCTGCACCTGCGCATCACCTTCGGGTGGCGCGGCCAGAAGCTGGCCGTTTATTCCATCCTGGCCATGGTCGCCATGATCGTCAGCTACTGGGGCATCCCCTTCACCATGGAGACCTTCCACTCCGGCTTCCGCATCGAGCACTAG